From a region of the Eulemur rufifrons isolate Redbay chromosome 7, OSU_ERuf_1, whole genome shotgun sequence genome:
- the LOC138387554 gene encoding olfactory receptor 1L4-like, with the protein MELKNYSSSTSGFILLGLSSNPQLQKPLFAIFLIMYLLTMVGNVLIILAIHSDTRLHTPMYFFLSNLSFMDICFATDIVPKMLVNFLSETKAISYVGCLVQMYFFMAFGNTDSYLLASMAIDRLVAICKPFHYDVVMSPRHCLLMLLGSCTISHLHSLFRVLLMSHLSFCTSHVIKHFFCDTQPVLKLSCSDTSSSQIVVMTETMAVIVTPFLCIIFSYLRIIITVLAIPSAAGKWKAFSTCGSHLTVVVLFYGSIIYVYFRPLSMYSVVKDRVATVMYTVVTPMLNPFIYSLRNKDMKKGLKKLRDRIQS; encoded by the coding sequence ATGGAGTTAAAGAACTATAGCAGCAGCACCTCAGGCTTCATCCTCCTGGGCCTCTCCTCCAACCCTCAGCTGCAGAAGCCCCTGTTTGCCATCTTCCTCATCATGTACCTGCTCACCATGGTGGGGAATGTACTCATCATCCTGGCCATCCACTCTGACACCAGGCTCCAtacccccatgtacttcttcctcagcAACTTGTCTTTCATGGATATCTGCTTTGCAACAGACATTGTGCCCAAGATGCTGGTGAATTTCCTCTCAGAGACAAAGGCCATCTCCTATGTGGGCTGTCTGGTCCAGATGTACTTCTTCATGGCCTTTGGGAACACCGACAGCTACCTACTGGCCTCCATGGCTATTGACCGGctggtggccatctgcaaaccctTCCACTATGATGTGGTTATGAGCCCACGGCATTGCCTCCTCATGCTGTTGGGTTCTTGCACCATCTCCCACCTACATTCCCTGTTCCGGGTGCTACTCATGTCTCACCTGTCTTTCTGTACCTCCCATGTCATTAAGCACTTTTTCTGTGATACCCAGCCTGTGCTAAAGCTGTCCTGCTCTGACACATCCTCCAGCCAGATTGTGGTCATGACCGAGACCATGGCTGTCATCGTGACCCCCTTCCTGTGCATCATCTTCTCCTACCTGAGAATCATCATCACTGTGCTCGCAATCCCCTCTGCAGCCGGGAAGTGgaaggccttctccacctgtggcTCCCACCTCACTGTGGTGGTCCTGTTCTATGGCAGTATCATCTATGTCTATTTTAGGCCCCTGTCCATGTACTCAGTGGTGAAGGACCGGGTAGCCACAGTTATGTACACGGTAGTGACACCCATGCTGAACCCTttcatctacagcctgaggaacaaAGACATGAAGAAgggtttaaagaaattaagagacaGAATTCAGTCATAG